One Pelmatolapia mariae isolate MD_Pm_ZW linkage group LG1, Pm_UMD_F_2, whole genome shotgun sequence genomic window, GTGCTCTTGGAAGAGCAGGATGAGGAAAAGAACTCGCTGTTGGAAGATATCTGGCAGTAAAAGTCTGCACCTCTAGCTTGTAGTCTCTCAGTCAGTTCAAGGAATGAAGAGTGATCGGCAGACATCCAAAGATGGTGCCGGCTCCGTCTTAGTATCACATACACTCTAGGTTGTCTTGGCATCTCTTAACTACCTGATGAATATTCACAGTTTCTACATATATAGCCACTCAGCTAATGAGCTGACACCCGTGTGTGGTGTGATGCTAATTTAAAGCTAATGCAAACATGAGCAGCTGCGCTGTGTTTTTTTAGGAGAAATGTCTCCAGCTTCTCACAGGCAGTTTGTAGAATGTGCATATCCACAAAGACTGTTGATAGTCCAATTCATACATACACTTTCTGCACTTAGTCCAATCACTTCCACCCAAGATTACGTCCACTTAAAATCATGAGCTCTTCGCAACAAACAGGATACTTGTAAATATGAACCATATAATATGACCTATATAATGCAAATACTATTTAAACATATTGAACACATTGTActctttttaatgtttaaacacatttcaacacattttaataaatgatacCTGGTTAAATGATAAATTTAACCTGGTCACAAATGAATACTTGAAGTGATAACACATAGGCTACTGGATTTCCTCTCTTGAGATACTCTACCAGGCCATTACTACAGCCACCTTTGGGTGCTGCTCGTTTGGGGTCTCTGTCTTCAGTTACTACAAAGCATGCTCTGTTGGGATGACAGATCAGCTGACTGACTTAAATAGTATCCCATCTCTGTTTTTGCACTATGCTTTCcatcattatccatttgcactccacattatccatttgcactgtaatgtggtgtttaatcagttttgtaTCATTTGGCTTAATCTGAGCAGAGTATAAAGAAAGAGTATAGCCCTGTACACttcatcctgctacttctaCGAGCAGTCACATGATCAGTAAACACTAATTACCTTTTCTACTcacagccatacatgcccataATCATTTGCACCACCTTTTCTGACACATAAtgcagtatgctttggatcatgaAGTTTTCTGCCTGTCTAATTTGGCCTTCATGTTCTTAAATGCAATCGGTGGATTGTGACTTTTTGTAATCTCTTTGTACTCACATTCATGAAGCAATTTCTTGAATGTAGATGTTGTCAGTGATATGCCTACCCTCTTGAGGAAGTTCTCAATTTAGCTGGATGTTGCgaaagttttttttagttttttgtttgtttgtcttaacCAAATTAAAACTTCTGCGATCAACAACTTTAGTTGTCTTCAATGGTCTTTAAGATGTTTTGGTGATGCTGAACTGGCCAgtgcattcatttttatttatttttttacaatctACCATACTGTTTTTTGGCACATGATTAAGACTCAACATGATGGCCTCCTTCATTTGCACCTCTTTGGACTGCACACTAAGAGTTCCAGTGAACAGCATCCAAATATGGGAAGAAATCAGTATGGGAATATGTATAACAATGGCTGTAATTCCGAAACAGTTTGTGTAACACATTTGTGAAAGTccttaaattaaagctgaaactgCACTTCAATAGCATTTTGgctgtttgattttaaaatccactgtaaTAGTGAAcagcaagcaaaaaaaaacaagcaaaactacaaaaactgtGTTGTATTGACCTAACTGTAACTCTAGGGTTGTTAATCTTAACCTAACTGCTGGGTATTTAAAATTGCATATTCCAATTCATACATACACAGTTGCACAGACTTCTCGTCCTGTCTGCGCATCTCAGTCCAGCTACAAATCACAACATTCATTTTCGACCATAATTCTTCCGCTTAAAATCATGAACTTCAACACCAGCATCTTTAAGCTTTCATTTATTCACTAAAACATCTCTACACTGAAACACTGATTGGCACAGCATCAATAGCCGCCAGACGTTTTATCTGGTTAATGCTCTATACATAGTCTTGCTATTAACATTCAGCGACTGCACTATTCCATTCCTGCTATTGCTATGTGATCCATAGCTATtaacaggggtgcacataagtggtccacAGGTGCgcattcactgtcaaaataaaagacgcacaccagataagaagttgcaacgcgcgtttgcgtacataagattttctggaggaggacagacatttgtttagaactcttaaagatgtcgaagaagctcctttaagcaattactttggtgttcctccacctccaaagaaatgtcagaaggagtccgaaccgcaaaagaagcggaaaagtggttgcaggaggtgagctggcttcaagcaaatgatgaatgcacagagatgtggtgcagaatatgccgtgaaaatcccactctagcggacaaaaacagtgccttttatttgtacgcaaacgcgcgttgcaacttcttatctggtgcacgtcttttattttgacagcgaatgtgcccctgcagaccacttatgtgcacccctggatTAATAAGCATCAGCCTCAATTGTTGCTATCTTTTGCATCGTATAGTATACCACAGTCTGCGCGTTGTTTCCCAACAGTGTCTTGTCTTATCTTGTTGTACTCTTGTTATTGCGCACTTGAGTGTCCACATAGATCTCTTATGGTGCACTTGCAAAACTGCAGGTATCAGACACAGAGCTTATCCTATCACCCTGCTCAGTTTTATGTCACAGTTTCCACCCTTCCAGCTTCCCAGTTCAATTGTTAAACTATGAAGTTAAACTAGAATCCATAGTTATCATGATCAGTTGCACCAATGGTTTTAttcacaacagttttttttcctgaaagcTCCAATACGGTGCTTCATGTCAGCTGCAGCACCACTCTTAAAGGTTATTAAAAGGGGAACTTTAATATGATGCTTTATTATAATCCTTACATAATGTAACTCAAGGGAAGAAAACACATTGGTTACACAATTTGCAtctttctgttttgctttgttttgttaggTTATTTATTGCAGTCATTTTGCATAAGATTGTGCCACTAAAGgctagcaaacaaaaaaaaatgcaaaaagatatattttaaatatatatatataagataaAGTTATGTACGTCCTCTTACTTGCTTTTAATAGATAGTTTGGCCAATTAGAAATCTGATACTACAGTCTAATAAGATAAAAAGTAGTACTAAAGTAGGCCAGCGCATACTACCGGATAGAACAGCATGGCCATATCTTTTAAGATCTTATGTCTGTATGTACTCTGAAACATTTACACGTCAAACAGATGTTCCAAATTTAAGCATCCATTTTAACACACTTTTGAAAAGTCAGGTTCTATAAATtgcaataatatttttttttctaggcCAGGTCAGACAAATTTGTTCTTTCACCAGTATGTCATTAGTGTATTCATTTACACTGATGCAATGGCATTTCATCCATATTCCTATCCCATAATTTcaagaaatataaaattacaCAAGGGACACCTGAATGCCACTGTCCTATAAGAAAACCATTTACATCCCAAACTCAATTTGTACATTACACACTCTACCAAAAAATGTTATTTGGTTCATATGCTGCTTAGAAACTGAATACCACAGGGCCTAACCCACAGGAGGTGGTTAAGTGGTTAACTGTTTGTGTGGTTGTTGCTATCATTGCTTTCCTGTGTAAGATCAACTTAGAACGCATGCAAATACATATGGTGAtagtacatttcatttatctaTAGGCCTGTCTTATAAAAGAGCTCCGGGTATGCAGCTAGCTATAAGTTAGTGCTGTTATAGTTAAAACTTTGCATACTGTGCTCTGAGCCCCTCTGTAGCTTGCTGACAATTGTTGTGATGCAAAAGTCAGCCTGACAGAGCTGCCTGCATCTTGGCTTATTTCTGCTTGTTTCTTGCTGAATTTTAAGGTGTCGGTATGTCTTGATATACACAGATTGCAAGGAGTCATTTGAATTTTGTCTTCCTTTGATTTCTCCCGATGaatgcaaaacagctccaaGTTTCCTGTCCTGATTCCTAatatcattttatatatataaatgttggCGTGGCTGTTTCAAAGTAGAGCTCAGATATATGTGTATGACTGTTTCCGTAGTAAATTACGTACACATTTCTGACTTTATTTCCAATCGCCTTCACAGCACCGCCATCACGCGATCCTCCCAGGATTCCTGTTGATAATGAGCCAAAGGAAGTGGAAATTGGTGATTAGTTACATCATtctgaaaaaaattattttaaagaaaaacatgtacAGGAAGTGAACACACAAAATCAAGCAGCCCATTAGTTGTTTGTGTCACTTTTAGTGACCTGCTTTTAAtggctttttttctcctccactcGATTTAGGCCAGCCTTACACACTCTTATGTAAGgcattttttccttttgaacTAAATTTTTCACCAAAGATAGAGTGGTACATGAATAATGATGGTAACATGACTCTACTAGACAGTAAGTAAGTCACATCAGTCCCTTACTACTGATGTTATAAAATCCATGCATGTAGTGTGCAAAGCTCTCAACATCATTTCTGTAATGCAGACAGAATTCCACAAACAGAGAGTCTTTGAAAGAGTACATGCAAGAGTACGAGGTCATACAGGTAGCTACGATAAATGAGGTGACACCACAGCACTTGACGTACTCGTATACCTGCATCGCCAGTAATACATTTGGAAACGTCAGCGCCACAATCAAGCTGAAAAGGAAAATTAAAGGTAATAATGTTCTTATTGTTACTTCATGTGTTCATGTTTTAGTCAGACTATATTTGTAATAACACTGGTATATCACTGTGCTTTAGTCACTGTTGTGGTCTGCTGCAATAGACAAtgcttttgcaaaaaaaaaaccaaaaaactaattaccaaacaagcaaaaattGTGATGAAATCCAATCTAAAGCTAAAAAGAAAGCTATTTAACTCATATTCATCAGGTTGACACAAACGAAATTCTTAAAGCATGCGAGGGTTGCTCTGTCTGCttaatgtgtagttaaactgtTTCAGTTTTGTGTTCCAGCTTCTACCCATCCAGCTTCCCATGTCGGTCAAACCTGCTTTGAAGACGTAATACAATCtaaaagttgttgttttgttgggggttttttcttcttgcagTGCAATGGCCATCGCTGGTTGGGTATCCAGTTACATCCTTCCTGCTGGTGGGTGGGCTGGGAATCATCGTGCATGTAAAATGGCTGGAGATACAGCTCATCTACAGATCCTactttaaaaatggaaaacacaatGGAGGTTAATGCAGATGCACATAGACTGGCACACCTGTCTCTCCTCTTTATAGGACATGGCATTACTTCAGGATGGGCATTACATCCATAGGCTAACTGAAACACTGTGACAATGCTTTAAAATAGTCACTTTCTGTAGTAGTGGCAGTCAATATATTGTTTTGTCTCCACAAAGAAAGACTGTTAtcatatgtatttttttcccacaCTGTCTTTCGCAACTTCACACCTCTACCAGATGAGAAAGAGTTTGATGTGTTTCTGTCGTATGTGTGGAGCCCTGCATCAGAAGAAGTGTTGGAAGGTGAGATCATTTCCTCCAGATCACCTCCTAATGATGAGGAAGGTAGGCCAAAGCAAGGATTCTTTTTTCACcctattacatttttaaaaaacataaagtaacagtttttttttttttgttgacagGAAGCCTGTGTATCACCGACCTACTTAACGAGGAAGTTAAAGCCACCAAAAAGCCACTAGAGGTGCTGCTACCCCAAGTGTTAGAGGACCAGTGGGGGTATCGCCTCTGTCTACTGGAGAGGGATGTGATTCCTGGAGGAGGTCAAAAGATCagatatgtgtgtctgtgtgagagtCTATGTTTCCCAAAAAGgttcctaattttttttttctctacagcATACACAAATGACGTGGTTCTTGCAATAAAGAAAAGCCAAATGCTTATCTGTGTCCTGTCAGATGACTACTTCACCAACAGTAATGCTGTGTTTGAACTGGAATCAGGAGTTCAGGTAGGATTACATACTCACAAAGCAgacctttttcttgttttgtataGTTTCTGTAGTAATCAGACCAGATGGACTGTTACATGTAAGACAGGTTAAAATTCATTGATTACTGATCCCCCCGGGATAACCTGTGGCAAAAACGACTCTCACAATCACACTTCTAGGTCACAGTTTTAAATCTCTTCTGCAATCGCATACAGAAATTGTCAATAACTGATATTATTGGATTTTATATTTGAATACCCAAGTACACTACATTGCCAAAACTATTTGCTCATCTACCTTCACACAtatatgaacttgagtgacatcccgTTCTTAAACCAtaggtttaatatgatgtcggCCCGCCCTTTGCACCTATAACAGCTTCgactcttctgggaaggctttccacatgagtgtgtttatgggaatttttgaccacTCTTTCAGAAGTGCATTTGTAAGGTCAGACAGTGATGTCAGACTATGTTGCTTTTGGAAGGCCTGGCTTGCGGTCtccactctaattcatcccaaaggtatTCTATGGGACAGTCTAGGGACTGTCGGGacttcttccacaccaaactcactcatccctgtctttatggaccttgctctGTGAACTGGTGCACACCCATGCTGGAACAGTAAGGGGCCAtctcctttcactggaactaagcaACAGAGCCCAGCTCCTTAAAGACATATACCATAATCCCCACCTCCATCACACTTGGTAtaatgcagtcagacaagtactgtTATCTTGGCAACTGCCAAACCACACTTGTCCATTGGATGCCAGATGGAGAAGCGTGATTTATTTACTCCAGGGTGACAAATCACAATGCTTTACACTGCATCCACAGCTTTAAGTTGCTGCCTGGCCATGAAACTCATTCAATAAATATCTCTACACACTTCTCTTGAGTTAATCTGAAGGCAAAGTGAAGTTCAGTGGTCTGTAGTGACTGACCCTGCAGGAAGTTGGTGACCTCTACACACTATGTGCCTCAGCATCCACTGACCCCCACTCTGTGATTTTATGTGGCCAACCACTTCATGGCAAAGTTTCTGTCACTCCATTCCACTAAGGCAGAGGTTCCCGAAGTGGGGGGCCCGCCCCCTCGGGGGgggcagagccattgcagggggggggggcagtatgaaaaggaaaaaaagggaaaaaaggaaaaaaagaaggcttggacactgctagcataatggacaggtttttcacagggctcccacacaagcataaagcaggagatgaagcatcactaaatatgtttccaaaccaacctcgttccaagccaaagactagaaaatatggtgaagcatatcttccctttggcttcacctgcacaagtgccaaggtaggtctctgTGACAGAATTagttttccctgcgtcgggagcacgcgctgggctctccaaatcacggacaaacagaaTCCCacattcatctcatgtaaacaataacgtagcgcacagtgtgacgtgaaaaaaggcacatacctttgatgatgcatgacgaactctgtattcctcgtccacacgtaaatgcaaaaactgagttttaaaaaatctccgttgtTCGAAATGTATGTGTGGACAAAAagcccaaacgcatagaaacagctgcgttttcaaaaaatacccgtgtaggtaaGAGATAGTAGTTTATTTCATTGCTACcggtaatttattgcagattacttttatttgtttaattgtttactaaatgtttgaggtgtgaaataaaccgcaatggaattggaaaacaaaatatgggggtgtgtgtggttggaggatgtgtttgtgcggggGCGGGGGCGCGAAGagtttcttgtaaaacaaagcaagtttgagaaccact contains:
- the LOC134627423 gene encoding interleukin-18 receptor accessory protein-like codes for the protein METAYFLFFLHLFLKGYCEANHQTNKPDLQKHYKAVEGQNFTMPYCNCLKMVDMKSTGSSAEGGGNEEQFLDCGKLFIAEAKHSGNYSCFTNGNKLFFRLQVEKMRCLWRNESIKILVVSAGGHISCPGFGCSNNTNVTWYKNKKKVSDQYRPSREVREVLYLETVYEKDAGVFFCDTQIIEGGVTWTLRTGVEVIVIPPPSRDPPRIPVDNEPKEVEIGQPYTLLCKAFFPFELNFSPKIEWYMNNDGNMTLLDSKQNSTNRESLKEYMQEYEVIQVATINEVTPQHLTYSYTCIASNTFGNVSATIKLKRKIKVQWPSLVGYPVTSFLLVGGLGIIVHVKWLEIQLIYRSYFKNGKHNGDEKEFDVFLSYVWSPASEEVLEGEIISSRSPPNDEEGSLCITDLLNEEVKATKKPLEVLLPQVLEDQWGYRLCLLERDVIPGGAYTNDVVLAIKKSQMLICVLSDDYFTNSNAVFELESGVQALLQNSVLKLLLLWTTKASPSLIQPDPPLPTLVQRALRVLPSLDWRSGEPSHSNFWRSLRKTMPNNKVKLVLVR